The sequence AACCTTGGCTTGAATGCCATTATTGCCTTTTCATTACCAGTCTTGATGATTCTTTACCCAATCACCATTACCATTGTATTGATTGTGATAGTGAATAAATTTGTGGCCCTTTCAAAACCAGGGATGCAATTGACTATTTTCTTAGCCAGCTTGGTCTCTGTTGCAAGTGTTCTAGCAAGTACCTTTAAAATTTCACTAGTAGAAAAGGGGATTGCTTTGCTTCCATTTGCTGCTCAATCTCTTCCATGGTTGGTGCCAGTAGTCATCGGAATTCTTTTATCGCTCGTATTACCAAATAAACAAACGGCAGAAGAATAAGTAATATTAGAAACTCTAAAGTTTTGTGCTTTAGAGTTTTTTTGAAACTAGTATCCAATTCCAAATTTTAGTAAAAAAACGTAGCGGAAATTTTTATTATAGGTCAATCAATGTTATACTGAATGTAGCATATCAATATACGGAGTGAACTATGAATCTAATCGTTTTTTCACTGACAGTTTTTCTTGCAGGTATTCTGTCTTTCTTTTCTCCCTGTGTCTTTCCTTTGCTACCAGTATATATTGGAATCTTGCTAGGAAGTGATCAGGAAAAGGCTATCCGATTGTTCGGGAAGAAGATTCGCTGGCATGGCTTGCTGAAAACCCTTTGTTTTATTGCCGGTATTTCGGTTATTTTCCTCCTCATTGGTTTTGGAGCGGGCTTGCTTGGACAAGTCATTTATAGTCCTTGGTTCCGTTATCTGATGGGAGCCCTCATCATTATCCTTGGTCTTCATCAGATGGAAGTCTTTCACTTTCATTTCCTTGAGAAGCAAAAAACAATGGATTTTGGAGCCAACAAACAGAAGAATGAATTGTTCTCAGCTTTTCTCCTTGGTCTTGGCTTTAGTTTTGGTTGGACCCCTTGTATTGGTCCGGTATTGGGATCAGTTCTTGCTTTAGCAGCATCAGATGGGCAGGATGCTCTTATGGGAGCTGTTTATCTCCTTGTTTATACATTGGGAATGGCCCTTCCGTTTTTACTGTTGGCCTTAGCATCTAGTCTGGTCCTACCTTACTTTAATCGTCTCAAACCCCATTTGTTGTTGCTGAAGAAAATCGGCGGAGCCATCATTATTCTGATGGGAATTCTCTTACTTTTGGGACAATTGAACAGTTTGTCATCTATTTTTTCATAAAAATATCGGAGGTTAAACGCATGATGAAAGGTTTTAAATATGCTTGTTTCTCAGTACTTTCTCTAGCTTTGCTGTCAGCTTGTTCCATGAATCAATCCAGTGAGAGTAGTATGGACAATCAGCCAACAATGAATACAACAACGAATAAGAATCCTTTGGTAGGAAAAGACGCTAGTGACTTTGAACTAAAGGATATGAAGGGGAATACGGTCAAACTTTCAGACTATAGAGGCAAAAAAGTCTATTTGAAATTTTGGGCAACCTGGTGTGGTCCTTGCCGGCAAAGTATGCCTGAATTAGAGAAATTGGTCAAGGATACGGATAGAGACTTTGAAATTCTGACCATTATGGCACCAGGACTCCAAGGTGAAAAAACAGAAGAAGAATTCGTCAAATGGTTTGACCAACAAGATTACAAGTCCGTACCGGTCTTGTACAATCCAGACGGTTCTGCATTCGCAGATTATCAGGTTCGCTCTATTCCTACAGAAGTCTTTATAGACAGTCATGGGAAAATTGGACATGTCCAATTAGGGGCTATTTCAAACGAAGATGCTAAGAAGATTATCAAAGACTTACCATAAAAAAATGAAGCACGAAGCTTCATTTTTTTTATGGTTTCTTAGTTGCTTGCACCAGAAGTGGCATCAGCATCTCCGTGCCCTCCATCACCATGTCCTCCAGCATCAGAAGCACCAGAAGTTGCATCTGCACTACCGTGTCCACCAGCAGGAGCAAATGGACCGCTTCCGCCAACTAGACGTTGTCCTGTTGTTTGCAGGTACCAGTCTAACCATGGTTTGAAGTTGAAGACAATCTCATTGATACCAGCATAAGAACCATCATCATAGTACATGGCTTGGTAGTTGTGGGTATTGATCACACCTTCAGGTGATCCTGGGACAATGGTCCGAACATATTCTTGGTTTCCATTGCGAAGGGTACCAATTACCCATTCTACGTTTTTCATACGTGCCGGTGGAAGGGATCCGTGAACTGTTGACATCCGGCTACCAGATTGAGATGGTACACGTTTGGCAAACATGGTATCTGGATCTTGATGGGCATTGTTGTAATAGAGGAATTGGTTGTTATCATCGGCATAGGTCAACTCAAATGGCATGGCCTTCAAGAACATATTAATTTGGTCAACGGTTAGGATACCGTGGTCCAGTTTCACATAAGTATCGCCAGAAACGGCACCAGTGATTTCAGCTACTTTTTCTACCCAATCTGGATCGTCAGGATCGACTTCAGTAACAGTTGTAGCGATTGGATGATTACAATCCAAGTCTTCTGGTTCAATTGGTTTTGGTTTTTTCAATTTAGATACAACCTCAACGTATTTCATAAAATTATCCAAGCAGGTTTCAAGGAATTTGACGGTTCCCTCGTTGATGATATTGCCGTCTTTGTCAAAAGCTTCTTTCGCTTTTCCAAGAAGGAATTCATTTCCTGGAAGAGTATAAGCATTGACACCTGGGGCATCGAGGATCTTACGGAGGTGAACTTGCGCACGTGAAGTCCCTTGATCGTAGTAAGAAGCACCAACGATCATAACTGGTTTGTTTTCAAATGGATGCACCTCGAAAGAAAGCCATTCAAGAACAGACTTGAGGGAAGCAGAGATCGTATGGTTGTGCTCTGGAGTAGCAATGATGACACCATCTGCTCGAGTGATTTTGTTATATAAGAGACGTAATTGGAAACTTTCGTCCCATTTTTCATCTTGGTTGAACATTGGAACTTCATCGATTTCAAGAACTTCCAATTCAAATTTAATCTTAAATTGGCGGCGAATGAATTCCAAGAGTTTACGGTTATATGATTGATCGTAGTTTGATCCTACAAGTCCAACAAATTTCATTCTTTTCTGTCTCCTATCTTACAAGTTTTCCCAGTCAAATTCTTCAGCATCTTTGCGAAGCAATTCTTGGGCATTGCGCAATTTGTCTGTAATTTTCACAAACACACGGAAATCATTGAAGATGGCATCTAATTTTTGAATGACATCCAAATCCACCAAGTCTCCATTTTGATCAAAGGCTTGCAATGAATGAGAGAGCAAGAATTCATCTGGCAAGACATTCGCTTTGATTTCTGGAGCATTTAAGATTTGGCGAAGTTGGAGTTGGGCGCGTGAAGATCCCAACGTACCGTATGAAGCCCCAGTAATCATGACTGGTTTATTCAACAATGGGAAGACTCCGTATGAGAGCCAAGCGAGTGCACTCATCAAGACTGCTGGAATAGAGTGGTCGTATTCTGGAGTTCCAATAATCACCCCATCAGCTTCCTCGATTTTGGCAACAATCTCTAAGACGGATTCAGGCACTTGTTTGTCGGCTGGTTTGTTAAAGACAGGGATATCTTTAATTTCGACCAATTCGATCTCAGCCTTGTCAGCAAAATGCTTTTGCATGTATTGAAGTAGTTGACGGTTTGTAGAACGTTTGGAGTTAGTCCCCACAATCGCAATAAGTTTTATCATGAAAAATTCCTTTCTGATAGTAGAATTATAAATAAGATTGAAGCCCACTTGTATAGGCGATCTTGCCTGATTGCGAAACCAATAAGGTATCCATACCAGGAAGTGATTCAACAATGTTGAGGATGGAAGCAGGAGATTCTCCAAATAGCCTAGTAGTCCAAATCTCCCCATCTACAGATCGATCTGAAATAATAGTAATGCTGGCCAAGTCTGTCTCAACGGGATAGCCTGTCGCACTATCAAAGATATGGTGAAACGACTGGCCGTCGACTTCTAAATGACGCTCGTAGATGCCAGAGGTGACAATAGACTTATTCTTGACGGAGAGGACTAATAGGTGTTGCCCTCTTTTTTTGACTGGATTTTGAATGCCAATCCGCCAAGGCTGTTGCTTGATGGGATGTTGACCAATCGTGAGAATATTTCCACCCAGATCAATCAAGGCATCTGTAATTCCTTGATCTTTTAGAAATGCACCAATAAGATCAGCGCTATAACCTTTTGCCAAAGCCCCAAGATCAATCTTCATCCCGGAACGTTTCAGAAAAACCGTATGGTTTTCAGGGTCAAGTTGGATTTGCTGGGGATCAATCTTAGTCAGCGCTTGGTCTATTTCCTCTTGCCGAGGGCGTCTAGCATCTGAAAAACCTATCCGCCAAGTCTGAACAAGAGGACCAATGGCGATGTTTAAATGGCTGTTTTGAGCTTGACTATGCAAGGTACCTAATGCAATCAGTTCAAAAAGATCTGGATGCACCCGAACTGGCGCAATACCGGCTTGACGATTGACCTCCATGAGTTCAGAACTTGCATCATTAGCACTAAAGCGATGTTCGTAAGAGCGAAGAATCTCAAAGCATTGAGCTAAGATTTCATCCGCTAGAGTGTGAAAGATCGAAACGGTGATGGTGGTCCCCATCAGACGTTCGGATCGACTGCTTAGTTCCACTAAAAATCTATCCTTTCCAATTTTCACTTACTTACAGTATATCAGAAAGAGACCGTTTTCACAATCCTTTCAAGCAAATTATTTGACAATCCTATATGTATGTGAAATTTTGTTTTCTGTAAATTTGAAAAAAAGTTCACAAAACCTGAGCAAAATAATTGTAACCGATATCATTTTTATGATATACTCATGGGGTAAATTAAATTAAAGGTAGGATTTATTCTATGAGTAAAATCGTTGTTGTAGGGGCTAACCATGCCGGAACAGCTTGTATCAACACTATGTTAGATAATTTCGGAAATGAAAATGAAATTGTGGTTTTTGACCAAAATTCAAACATTTCATTCCTTGGATGCGGGATGGCGCTTTGGATCGGTAAACAAATCGACGGTCCTGAGGGTCTTTTCTACTCTGACAAAGAAAAATTGGAAGCAAAAGGTGCAAAAGTCTACATGAACTCTCCTGTTCTTTCAATTGACTATGACAACAAAGTGGTAACGGCGGAAGTTGATGGAAAAGAACACAAAGAATCTTACGAAAAATTAATCTTTGCGACTGGATCAACACCAATCATTCCTCCAATTAAAGGAGTTGAAATTGTTCCTGGTAACCGCGAATTCAAAGCAACTCTTGAAAATCTTCAATTCGTTAAATTGTACCAAAACGCTGAAGAAGTGATCGAAAAATTGAAAGATAACAGCAAACACTTGAACCGTATCGCCGTAGTTGGTGGTGGTTACATTGGTGTTGAACTTGCGGAAGCTTTCGAACGTCTTGGTAAAGACGTTGTCTTGGTGGATATCGTGGACACTGTCTTGAATGGCTACTATGACAAAGACTTCACAGACATCATGGCGAAAAACTTGGAAGACCACAACATCCGTTTGGCACTTGGACAAACAGTTCAAGCGGTTGAAGGAGATGGTAAGGTAGAACGCCTTGTAACCGATAAAGAAACCTTCGATGTAGATATGGTTATCTTGGCTGTTGGATTCCGTCCAAATACAGCTCTTGCTGATGGGAAGATCGAACTCTTCCGCAACGGCGCCTTCCTTGTCGATAAGAAACAAGAAACTTCACTTCCAGGTGTATACGCAGTTGGTGACTGTGCGACTATTTTCGATAACGCTCGTAACGAAATGAGCTATATCGCTCTTGCGTCTAATGCGGTTCGTTCAGGTATTGTTGGTGCCTACAATGCGACTGGTCATGAATTGGAAGGAATCGGTGTTCAAGGTTCTAACGGTATCTCTATCTATGGCCTTCACATGGTTTCAACTGGTTTGACGCTTGAAAAAGCGAAAGCTGCAGGCTTCAATGCCACTGAAACTGGCTTTAACGACCTTCAAAAACCTGAATTTATCAAACACGATAATCATGAAGTTGGTATCAAGATCGTCTATGATAAAGACTCTCGTCAAATTCTTGGAGCTCAAATGGTATCACGTGATAACGCCATCTCAATGGCTATCCACATGTTCTCACTTGCGATTCAAGAACACGTGACGATTGATAAATTGGCTTTGACGGACTTGTTCTTCTTGCCACACTTCAACAAACCTTACAACTACATCACAATGGCAGCTATAACTGCTGAATAATAGCTAAAGTTCTATTAAAAACTTTCCTTAGGTGAGTACGGACGTCAGCGAACTTCGTAGAAGTTCCATGACTAATTATTGAGCCTAAGGTCTCAATAATTCCGAGTGCCTGAAACTGTATTGTTTCAGGCACTTTTCTCACAGCGGAAAGTTTTGACTTTTCTTTATTCGTTCCATAATAAATAGAACATATTTATATTTCTTTGTAGAATTTCTTAACTTATTTTACTTGTTAAAATGGTTTATCTACATTCTAAACAAAACTAACAAGGGTGGTTTTGTTTTTTTCTGTCTTTACATGTATTCAGAGGCAGTGAAATAAGGTATAATGAATAGGATAAGAGTTTGAAGGAGTTAGGGAATGTCTGCTAAAGAAGAAGCCTTTAAAAATGAATTTCAATTTGCCTCTAGTTCGATTGTGGCCCATATTGTCAGAGGTGTTCTGGTTGGGATCGTTGTGGGCTGTATCGTCTCGAGTTTTCGTTTTTTGATCGAACATATTTTTCATTTTGTTCAAGGCGTTTACAAGGAGATGTCTGGTCAACCACTTTATTTGCTGGCGATGCTGTTGGGGTATGGGGTGATCGTACTGATTGCTGGTCGCCTTATTCGCACCAATCGGGATATCAAGGGATCGGGAATTCCGCAAGTCGAAGCAGAGCTCAAGGGCCTCTTGGCGGTGAGCTGTTGGGATACCCTGTGGAAGAAGTATATTCTAGGTGTCTTGGCCATCGGAAGTGGCTTGATGCTAGGTCGTGAAGGTCCTAGTATTCAATTAGGGGCAATGGGTGGAAAAGGAGTGGCCCATCATTTGAAGGTCAGCCCAGTTGAGGAGAGGTCTTTGATTGCAAGTGGGGCTGCAGCAGGCCTTGCCGCTGCCTTTAATGCACCTATAGCGGGGCTTTTATTTGTGGTTGAAGAGGTCTACCATCATTTTTCACGTTTCTTTTGGATTTCGACCTTGGCTGCTAGTTTGACGGCTAATTTTATTTCACTCAATGTCTTTGGTCAAACACCAGTGCTTCATATGCCACAAAATATTCCACCGCTCCATCTGTCTCAGTACTGGATTTATCTTTTTCTTGGAGTCTTTTTAGGGGCAGCAGGGTATGTCTATGAAATAGTGGTCCTCAATATCGGTCGCCTGTATCGTTTGCTAGAGAAGATTTTCCATGTTCCTTCTCATTATTCTTCCTTATTTGCCTTTGTCTTGATTCTTCCAATCGGCTATTTGCTTCCTCAAATTCTTGGTGGTGGGAATCAATTGGTCTTGGATTTAGCTCGAGTACCGTATCCAGTGCTGACCATCCTTCTCTATTTTTTGATCCGTTTCATTTGGAGTATGTTGAGCTATGGTAGTGGTTTACCGGGAGGAATCTTCCTGCCCATACTAGCATTAGGATCTCTCTTAGGAGCCATCGTTGGAACCTTCCTCCAAAACATTGGCTTTATCTCTCAAAACCAGCTGCCTCTTTTCATCATTTTAGGAATGAGTGGGTATTTTGGGGCTATTTCAAAAGCTCCATTAACAGCTATGATCTTGGTAACAGAGATGGTCGGTGATATTCGCAGTTTAATGCCCCTAGGTATGGTGACCTTGCTGGCTTATATGATCATGGATCTCTTCCATGGAGCACCAGTCTATGAAGCCATGCTCGAGCAATTGTTGCCGGATAAGGCGCAAGAAGAAGGAGAGTTGACTTTAATTGAGATCCCTGTATCAGAAAAGATTGCAGGAAAGCAAGTTCATGAACTGCACCTCCCTCAAGATATCTTGATCACCACGCAAATGCGAAGCGGTAAGAGCTATACGGTCAATGGTGCGACTCGCTTGTATCTAGGTGATAGCATCTTTGTGGTGGTTAAAGAATCCGAAATTGGACGGGTCAAGGATATTCTTTTGTAAAAGACAGATTCACATAAAAGTATTTCTATTATTAAATTTTCAGACAATTATTGAAAAATGAGAAAACATCTGGTAAAATAAGAGCAAGAACAATTGAGGAGAAGTCTTTCATGAAAAAATATAGTCTACTCTTATTGAGTGTTGCTCTTTTAGCAGGGTGTGCAAATTCTACTAGCAAACAGTCGAGTCAAAAGACGCAAACCAGCTCAACGGTGCAGTTGTCAAAGGCTGACCAGAAGACCTTGGACAATGCGACAGCTGAATACAAAGACTTTGTTGAAATGCAAATTGACCAATTGCTCAAGGATACAGAAGGTTTCCGAGATACCCTAAAAGCTGGGAATTTGGAAGAAGCTAAAAAACAATATCCCTTGATCCGCATGGCCTATGAACGCTCCGAACCGATTGCTGAAACCTTTGGGGAGTCTGATGTGAAGATTGACTACCGTTTGGTGGACTATGTGGATGAAAATAAATCAGAAGAAGGCTGGTCTGGCTTCCACCGGATTGAGCGCATCCTTTGGGAAAAGAATACCACAGATGGCACAGAAAAATATGCAGACCAACTGGTGAACGATATCAAGGAGTTGAAAGCTAAGATCGCAACCGTTGATGTGACTCCTGATGTAATGCTAACTGGGGCTGTTGATCTGCTAAATGAAGTGGCAACGCAAAAGATCACGGGTGAAGAAGAAGTCTTCTCTCATACAGATCTGTACGACTTCCGTGCCAATATTGAAGGAGCTGAAAAGATTTTCTCTCTCTTTAAACCTTTGATTGAGAAAAAAGATGCCAAGTTGGTTAAAACCTTGGAAGCAGAATTTAAGAATGTTAATGCTTTATTGGACAAACACATGACAGGTGATTCAAACTATAAGTCTTACACAGATTTATCCAAAGAAGATACCAAGGAATTGGCAGAAGCTGTGACGAAACTTGGTGAACCTTTGTCTCAAATGGGTGTAATTTTAGATGGGAAATAAGAAAAATGGCTGACGAAAAATTTTTAGATAAAAAAATGGACCGTCGTGAATTTCTTAAAAAAGCAGGTATTGGAGGGGCTGGTCTAGCGCTAGGCCTCTCTGGTGCATCTGCTTTTTTCGCTAATCAAGACAGTTCCAGCAAAAAAGCTTATGATGGGGATGAAGACATCTCCTTTTATGGCAAGCACCAAGCCGGGATTACGACGGCCATGCAGAAGGCTTGCTACTTGGTTGTATTAGATCTTCACACGACGGACAAAAAAGAAGTCATCCAGCTTTTTAAAGACTGGACCGACTATAGTAGTAAATTAGTCGAAGGAGAATTGGTCAAAAAAGATGGTTCCAATGCCCTCTTGCCACCAACAGATACAGGTGAAACAGTAGGACTGAACCCCTATCGCTTGAGCCTGACGTTTGGTGTCTCTGCCAGCTTTCTCAAGAAATTAGGTTTGGAGTCCAAACGTCCCAAGCTCTTTCGTGATTTGCCTCCATTTCCAAAGGAGCAGTTGCAGGACAAATACACTGGTGGCGATATCGTCATTCAGGCCTGTGCCGACGATGAGCAAGTAGCCTTTCATGCGGTGCGAAATCTCATCCGCAAAGGTCGCAATACCATCACCATGAAGTGGAGCAAGTCCGGTTTTGCGGCGATTGGTGACAGAAAAGAAACGCCGCGTAACCTCTTTGGCTTTAAAGATGGAACAGCAAATGTCACGACGGAGAAGGACTTTGATAAGGTCGTCTGGACTGACAGTAAGGACTGGATGAAGGGTGGTTCCTATATGGCTCTTCGCCTAGTCCAAATGCACTTGGAAACTTGGGACCGGACCAATTTGCAGGAGCAAGAAAACACCTTTGGTCGCTACAAGGAGTCCGGTGCTCCATTTGGGAAAACCAACGAATTTGATGAAGTAGATTTATCTAAACTACCAGTAGATTCACATGTCCGTTTGGCCAAAGAAGTCGATCGACCGATTTTACGGCGGTCCTATTCCTATTCGGATGGCATCAATGAACAAACTGGGCAATTTGATGCAGGCTTGATTTTTATCGCCTTTCAAAAGGATCCGAACAGCTTTGTCAAAATCCAAACCAATCTAGGTGCAGTGGATAAAATGAACGAGTACATCACCCATATTGGAAGTGGACTCTTTGCTTGCTTTGCAGGCGTTGAGAAAGGAGGCTACCTTGGTCAAGCACTCTTTGAATAAACTCTTGATCTTGTTAGGCATTCTTGCCTTGTTCTGGACTCATTCAGTGGCTGCGGAATCTTATAGCGATCTCTTTATCAAGATCACAGATGCAACAACCGCTGTAGAAAATAAGAACCAGGATAAGGCCAAGGAATTGATCGCTGAGATTCAAGCTGTTTTTGAAACCAAGGACCACCATGAGTCCACGGCAGGAAAAAAAGTTAGCCAAGCTCTAGCAATAAAAGGGAAGGTAACCAAAGAGGATCTCACCAAGATCTCATCAGCCTTGCTAGCTTTTGAAAAAGAGCAAAATCCGATCGATTTAGAAGCAGAAAAAGATAAACTTGTGAGTCGGCTCGCTCCTTACTTTAAGAATCTACAAGATGCCATTACAGCTAAGGATCTGGATAAAACCCGTCAAACCTATGCAGATCTCAATAATACCTGGACACGAAACGAAGCAGTGGTAAGAGATCATAGCACAGCTTACTATGGCAAAATCGAGACGGCCATTTCGATCTTACGTAGTAGCATTGAAACAGAGCCTACTGACTTCACCAGCATCCAGTCCTCCTATGATGACCTAAAAAATGGGATTGATGCCTTTGTAAAAGGAGAAGCGATTAGCAGTGCTAGTACGGATTTGACACTGAAAGATGGGATCAAGCTTTTGGAGAAGGCGCAAAGCCAATTCCAATCTGGCGATGATAAATCTGCTGCAGCAACTATGAAGCAGTTCATCACCATCTGGCCAACCATTGAGGGAGATGTCAGCACAACCAATCCAAGCCTCTACACGCGCGTAGAGAGTGAATCTCCGGTTATTATGGTTAAGGGGAAAGAAAAGACCTATCAAGAGAAATTACAAGCCTTGATCAGGGACCTGTCTGCGATTGATACAACAGCTTCTTACAACGCTTTTGATGCTATGTTGATTCTTCTGCGTGAAGGAGTAGAAGCGCTTCTGATCGTCATGGCCCTTGTGACGACCCTTAAGGCCGCTAAGATGAGGAAAGGCCTCAAATGGGTCTACGGTGGAGCTCTTGCTGGTGTTCTTGCCAGCGCAGCGATCGCTCTTGTTCTGCAAGTAGCTTTTCCAGCCGTTACTTCGGGGTCTAACCGGGAAATTATTGAAGGTGGCGTTGGGATTTTCGCAGTGGTCATGATGATCCTCATTGGAATTTGGCTACACAGCAAGTCCTCTGTCAAACAGTGGAATGCCTTTATGGACCGTCAGATGAAGACGGTAACGGCTACAGGAAGTTTTGTTTCTATGTTTGCCCTCAGTTTCTTAGCAGTCTTTCGTGAAGGGGCTGAGACCATTCTCTTCTATGTTGGGATCATTCCACGGATTACAACCGCTCATTTCATACTAGGAATCGGGCTTGCCATAGTTGTTCTCATCATCATTGCAGTGGCCATGACCAAGGCTAGTCAAGCTATCCAACCTCACAGAATCTTTTTCATTCTGACTTGGTTGATTTACGCCTTGGCCTTCAAGATGCTCGGTGTCAGCATTCACGCCCTGCAGTTGACCAATATCCTACCTAGCCATTTGGTCAATGGACTTCCAACCATCGATTGGGCGGGCATCTATCCAAGCTGGGAAGTTCTTCTTCCCCAACTTATCTTTGTGGCCTTGATCGCACTCGTTACGGTGAGACAACATGGCAAAGAGTAGAGCAGATGAAATGACCATTGTTGAACATTTGGTCGAATTTCGAAAACGATTGATCGCAGTGGTCTTGTGTTATATTATCGTCTTTCTGGTGGCTTTTGTATTTGGTGGAGAGCTCTACCAAGCCTTGACTGCTAGCTTTCATCAAAAACTGCTGGTACTGGGACCGAATGATATCCTCTGGATCTATGTATCGCTAGCCAATCTCACAGCCTTTAGTCTTACCTTGCCCTTTATTGTCTACCAGATTTGGCAATTTGTAAGGCCAGCTTTGAAGGAAAAGGAGGCGCGTGCAGTCTTTGCCTACATTCCAGCTAGCTTTATTTGCTTTGTACTGGGGCTTGCATTTGGTTATTTCTTTGTCAGTCCAGCTATTTTAGAGGTGCTGATGCGCTTGGGAGAAGGACTGTTTGATACCCAATTGACGGCACAAAATTATTTAACCTTCTTATGGCATACCTCCTTGCCTTTAGGGGTCTTGTTCGAGTTACCAGTTTTGGTCGCTTTTCTGACCTCGATTGGGCTCTTGACACCACAGTTTTTAATAACCTACCGACGATACGCTTACTTTGTCCTGCTGGTCTTAGCTGTCGTGCTAACCCCTGCAGACTTTATCAGTGACTTGGCCATGACACTCCCTTTGATCCTCTTATTTGAAGTCAGTGTTGCCATCAGTAAAGTCATCTATTCAAGAAAAAGGAGAAACTAATGGGAATTTTACGTGATATTGGAGCACCAGGTTTGATCATCATCATCCTG comes from Streptococcus parasanguinis ATCC 15912 and encodes:
- the nox gene encoding H2O-forming NADH oxidase — encoded protein: MSKIVVVGANHAGTACINTMLDNFGNENEIVVFDQNSNISFLGCGMALWIGKQIDGPEGLFYSDKEKLEAKGAKVYMNSPVLSIDYDNKVVTAEVDGKEHKESYEKLIFATGSTPIIPPIKGVEIVPGNREFKATLENLQFVKLYQNAEEVIEKLKDNSKHLNRIAVVGGGYIGVELAEAFERLGKDVVLVDIVDTVLNGYYDKDFTDIMAKNLEDHNIRLALGQTVQAVEGDGKVERLVTDKETFDVDMVILAVGFRPNTALADGKIELFRNGAFLVDKKQETSLPGVYAVGDCATIFDNARNEMSYIALASNAVRSGIVGAYNATGHELEGIGVQGSNGISIYGLHMVSTGLTLEKAKAAGFNATETGFNDLQKPEFIKHDNHEVGIKIVYDKDSRQILGAQMVSRDNAISMAIHMFSLAIQEHVTIDKLALTDLFFLPHFNKPYNYITMAAITAE
- a CDS encoding ClC family H(+)/Cl(-) exchange transporter, with translation MSAKEEAFKNEFQFASSSIVAHIVRGVLVGIVVGCIVSSFRFLIEHIFHFVQGVYKEMSGQPLYLLAMLLGYGVIVLIAGRLIRTNRDIKGSGIPQVEAELKGLLAVSCWDTLWKKYILGVLAIGSGLMLGREGPSIQLGAMGGKGVAHHLKVSPVEERSLIASGAAAGLAAAFNAPIAGLLFVVEEVYHHFSRFFWISTLAASLTANFISLNVFGQTPVLHMPQNIPPLHLSQYWIYLFLGVFLGAAGYVYEIVVLNIGRLYRLLEKIFHVPSHYSSLFAFVLILPIGYLLPQILGGGNQLVLDLARVPYPVLTILLYFLIRFIWSMLSYGSGLPGGIFLPILALGSLLGAIVGTFLQNIGFISQNQLPLFIILGMSGYFGAISKAPLTAMILVTEMVGDIRSLMPLGMVTLLAYMIMDLFHGAPVYEAMLEQLLPDKAQEEGELTLIEIPVSEKIAGKQVHELHLPQDILITTQMRSGKSYTVNGATRLYLGDSIFVVVKESEIGRVKDILL
- a CDS encoding NADPH-dependent FMN reductase, with product MIKLIAIVGTNSKRSTNRQLLQYMQKHFADKAEIELVEIKDIPVFNKPADKQVPESVLEIVAKIEEADGVIIGTPEYDHSIPAVLMSALAWLSYGVFPLLNKPVMITGASYGTLGSSRAQLQLRQILNAPEIKANVLPDEFLLSHSLQAFDQNGDLVDLDVIQKLDAIFNDFRVFVKITDKLRNAQELLRKDAEEFDWENL
- a CDS encoding FAD:protein FMN transferase, giving the protein MELSSRSERLMGTTITVSIFHTLADEILAQCFEILRSYEHRFSANDASSELMEVNRQAGIAPVRVHPDLFELIALGTLHSQAQNSHLNIAIGPLVQTWRIGFSDARRPRQEEIDQALTKIDPQQIQLDPENHTVFLKRSGMKIDLGALAKGYSADLIGAFLKDQGITDALIDLGGNILTIGQHPIKQQPWRIGIQNPVKKRGQHLLVLSVKNKSIVTSGIYERHLEVDGQSFHHIFDSATGYPVETDLASITIISDRSVDGEIWTTRLFGESPASILNIVESLPGMDTLLVSQSGKIAYTSGLQSYL
- the ccdA2 gene encoding thiol-disulfide oxidoreductase-associated membrane protein CcdA2; protein product: MNLIVFSLTVFLAGILSFFSPCVFPLLPVYIGILLGSDQEKAIRLFGKKIRWHGLLKTLCFIAGISVIFLLIGFGAGLLGQVIYSPWFRYLMGALIIILGLHQMEVFHFHFLEKQKTMDFGANKQKNELFSAFLLGLGFSFGWTPCIGPVLGSVLALAASDGQDALMGAVYLLVYTLGMALPFLLLALASSLVLPYFNRLKPHLLLLKKIGGAIIILMGILLLLGQLNSLSSIFS
- a CDS encoding TlpA family protein disulfide reductase, producing the protein MMKGFKYACFSVLSLALLSACSMNQSSESSMDNQPTMNTTTNKNPLVGKDASDFELKDMKGNTVKLSDYRGKKVYLKFWATWCGPCRQSMPELEKLVKDTDRDFEILTIMAPGLQGEKTEEEFVKWFDQQDYKSVPVLYNPDGSAFADYQVRSIPTEVFIDSHGKIGHVQLGAISNEDAKKIIKDLP
- a CDS encoding NAD(P)H-dependent oxidoreductase; protein product: MKFVGLVGSNYDQSYNRKLLEFIRRQFKIKFELEVLEIDEVPMFNQDEKWDESFQLRLLYNKITRADGVIIATPEHNHTISASLKSVLEWLSFEVHPFENKPVMIVGASYYDQGTSRAQVHLRKILDAPGVNAYTLPGNEFLLGKAKEAFDKDGNIINEGTVKFLETCLDNFMKYVEVVSKLKKPKPIEPEDLDCNHPIATTVTEVDPDDPDWVEKVAEITGAVSGDTYVKLDHGILTVDQINMFLKAMPFELTYADDNNQFLYYNNAHQDPDTMFAKRVPSQSGSRMSTVHGSLPPARMKNVEWVIGTLRNGNQEYVRTIVPGSPEGVINTHNYQAMYYDDGSYAGINEIVFNFKPWLDWYLQTTGQRLVGGSGPFAPAGGHGSADATSGASDAGGHGDGGHGDADATSGASN
- the efeO gene encoding iron uptake system protein EfeO; amino-acid sequence: MKKYSLLLLSVALLAGCANSTSKQSSQKTQTSSTVQLSKADQKTLDNATAEYKDFVEMQIDQLLKDTEGFRDTLKAGNLEEAKKQYPLIRMAYERSEPIAETFGESDVKIDYRLVDYVDENKSEEGWSGFHRIERILWEKNTTDGTEKYADQLVNDIKELKAKIATVDVTPDVMLTGAVDLLNEVATQKITGEEEVFSHTDLYDFRANIEGAEKIFSLFKPLIEKKDAKLVKTLEAEFKNVNALLDKHMTGDSNYKSYTDLSKEDTKELAEAVTKLGEPLSQMGVILDGK